gcaGCGGTAAAGACGCTATTAGTGGCTTTTCTGTGGTCCAAAACGcgtttcaattcaattcaaatagCTTTATTAGCCTGACGATGATGACATACAGATACAGTATTTCCAAAGCTTTGTACAATTGTGAcatatacataaatatacatttgTAATGTAGTGTTAAATTCGTAAACACAAGGAACACTTCATTAAATCACTTTTTGCTTTCCTTTCAGCTGCGGAGTGAGACCTCTTGTTTTGTTTATACTTatctttgttagcatgctacttgACGTTAGCACAGCTGCATTCTGAGAGAAAATTACagttacattttggattaataTCATCTTTCACGTAACGTTTCAAACTATGGGTTTACAAGACACGTTTTAAATTAATTCCTACTAGAATCTCCTGTTTTGTAACGTTTTATTTAGCTTACAAAGCCttaagtttatattattcttgttaGGTTAGCTTGTAGACACAGTTAGCCATGTATACAGAACTCAACAGTATCTTGAACACAACTCCTGACAGCTTCACACAGGTAAGAACCACACAACCTTTGTAATTGATCTGTCATGGTAATGTGAACATGACCGTTATCTCTATTAAGTTGTAACACGCTGTTATACGTGCTAACATTACTATGTGCAAGTTTGTCTTGAGTCTAGAATCTAAACTAGATCAATTATGCTTGATATTTTAATATGCTTTAAGAAAACAAAAAGCTTACATCACAGCTTTCCATAGGGTTTCATTGATTTTGTAACATAAATGTGTTTacagctcattccttaaaacagaagcctttTAATAAAaggaaatatgaagggtatatttcaagcttgttatgcaAATAAGTTATTTGCCTTTTTTTATCAGCTAAGATTTCTTAGAAcatgttttcaactttaattgactgcatttatttgaaaagtggactaacacatgaatactgctgtgtaatacatgtttacaaatatatttaagaagtacataTTCAAAAGTGTGGTTGTCCTTTTCAACAGGGAGAATTTGTGTTACtgtcagacagacagagtgaTGCCTCTTTCCTCATTCACCACTTCCTCTCTTTGTACCTACGAGGTGAGTTTGCGCCTGGCATTGTAAAGTATTATCAAAAtaagatttattttttatttatgtgtgaaACTGATGTCTCTGTTTTATTTCAGCACGCTGCAAAGTGTGTTTTGTGGGTCTGGTGCAGTCCTTCAATCATTACAGTGCCATCAGTCAGAGACTGGTGAGTCTTCAGTGTTATTATCATCCTTCTGCTGTATTCACACCGAACATTTCCACTGTTCAAaaatcatttattctttatttggATTCCTTAATGGCAGCTACTCTTCTTGGGGCgtacacacaaacaaaaatacattCTTCAAGGATTCCTCCATTATGGAACCCCAAATTAGCACTGGATAAAACCATACAACTATTTGTCTCCCATCATATGTTCAGTCAAATGCTACTTAGCTTTTATCTTTTGGGTTTTAATTGTAGGTATGCCCTCACTGGATCTACGGGTATCTGTAATGTTAGATCTAGGTTAATGTTCACTTCGACCAAaagttctttttttattcatATTGATTGAGTCTAGTGTTCACTTGGTTGATAAAGGAGCTTACATATTTTGACCTTTTTAATATTGCTATCTTAAAGTGAGGACTTTAATTGTGTGTGAATTGTGTGTTCTCAGGGTGTTAGCCTAACACAAGCGAAGGAAAAAGGTCAGCTGGTTTTCCTGGAGGGACAGAAAGAGTCGCTGTCTGTTTTGATTCCTCAAGAAAACGACACAGGAAGTCAGGCCATGGACTTTCTCAGGTACAAACTAAAATAATCACTCCACAGTTTGTTGCCTCTCTCTCATTCCTCTGTctgccagaggtgggaagtagtggagaacaaatacttcgttactgtacttgagtaaatgtttctggtatcagtactttactccactagttatttttctgacgactttttactttgacttcttacatttttatcacaaatacctgtactttctacttcttacatgttgaacacaaatacctgtactttctacttcttacatgttgaacacaaatacctgtactttctacttcttacatttttatcacaaatacctgtactttctacttcttacatgttgaactcaaatacctgtactttctacttcttacatgttgaacacaaatacctgtactttctacttcttacatttttatcacaaatacctgtactttctacttcttacatgttgaacacaaatacctgtactttctacttcttacatgttgaactcaaatacctgtactttctacttcttacatgttgaactcaaatacctgtactttctacttcttacatgttgaactcaaatacctgtactttctacttcttacatttttatcacaaatacctgtactttctacttcttacatgttgaacacaaatacctgtactttctacttcttacatgttgaactcaaatacctgtactttctacttcttacatgttgaactcaaatacctgtactttctacttcttacatgttgaactcaaatacctgtactttctacttcttacatgttgaactcaaatacctgtactttctacttcttacatgttgaactcaaatacctgtactttctacttcttacatgttgaacacaaatacctgtactttctacttcttatatgttgaactcaaatacctgtactttctacttcttacatgttgaacacaaatacctgtactttctacttcttacatgttgaactcaaatacctgtactttctacttcttacatgttgaacacaaatacctgtactttctacttcttacatgttgaactcaaatacctgtactttctacttcttacatgttgaacacaaatacctgtactttctacttctcacatgttgaactcaaatacctgtactttctacttctctcattttccaaacagctggttcctttagtctgaatgtgtgttggtgcgtgatcattattctttagagtcattgcgtgcctattggttggaacacgatccgtgtatccatcacttcctggtcttctctaaagaagagggaccaatggaaacgttgtcatgttgccgttgttcagcatggaaacattcattagctaacaatgacattattgttctattaatataaagggaggtcaggtagtctttaaagcagctgctagttatgggtactttttactgaagtacatttcaaagcctctttactttgactttagtcagtacttctacttttaccagagtacttttaaacacaagtatctgtacttctacttgagtaaaggatgtgtgtacttttgccctctCTGCTGTCTGCAGGGATCCTTCCGTCGGCCTGAAGAGTCTCTATGAGTTTGTGCGCTCCGCTGTGAGCAGTAATGGTGAGGAGGGGGGGGATGGGTCAGAGGAGTGGGGGCCCCCGGTGCTGCTGGTGGACGACCTCAGTGTGCTGCTGAGTCTGGGGGTGAGCGCTGGAGCCGTGCTGGACTTCAGCCACTACTGCAGGGCCATCGTCTGCTCCCAGCTGCAGGTAGGATCTTCTGTCAAAGCATGATTTTAAGGTTGCAACTGCCAATTACTTTCAATACTAATTGATTAATGGAGTTTTTCAAAGTCCAAGGTGCTCTATTCATTTGAAACTCTTTGTCCCCAGGGGTCAATTTGTAGAGCCACGTAAAGTTAATGATAGAAGTAAAGTTAACACAATATAAGACAAGACAATATTAGCATACTGTACTAATTTGTTGATAAAATGAAATTGTAataatgtcttgttttgtcagtCCAAAACCCAATATTAAGTTTAATTTGATGTCAAACATAGAAAAGCAGGACATGTCTATATTTGATAGGTTAAAAACAGCATTTTTTGCCATTCTTGAAGGTAAATGTAGCATCGTCAGTAACCAATTATCAAAACAGTCGCAGAGAAAAAAAATTGACTAATTGTTGCAGCTCTACATCTCGAgcagggtgtcaaactcaaggcccgggggccaaatccggcccgcgacttcattttatgtggccccacaagagcttgaaaaaaatatgatttattatacggttacatgctactttacagaggcacgttgcccataaactacatgtcccacaatgcatctcaaatttgacattctcactgaagagacttgcaattatttgccctagacttctgctttcagacgtagtttatgaaggtattaccctatccgataataatccaacagagccaataatgtaatataatacattattttatatatgttaaatatttatatatgtatttttatatagtcttaaagttacaaccggccctttgagtgcaaccataatgcgaatgtggcccgcaatgaaattgagtttgacacccctgatctagaggtTTTACGGGACGTATACTGTTGCACTGTCTGCACAGCCAGGAGGTAGCCGGTTGTGTTTTAAAAGGCATTTGCAGTTTTGCTTTCATAAAGTGTATCTAACTTGTATGTACCTGCTTTAAAGTAGTTAAGAGAAAGTAAAGAGCTTTAATAAAACCCCTGTCTTATCACCATAACTTTGTCTGTGACTGCAGGGTAACGTGGTGATGCTGGTTCGCTGTGAtggggagggagaggaggacgagggagATGATGAAGGCTCAGAGAGGCTGATGAAGGGCCTCACCCACCAGTGCAGCCTCACTCTTCATGTACAGGGTCTCCCAACCGGCTACTGCAGGGACATTCACGGGcaggtgagtgtgtgtttgtcagcACGGCCTTTCTGTGTCTGATTGAACACATTTTAAAACCCTTAATTGTCCAACTGTACTGCATGACGTTTAGGGTGGTGCTGCGAGTTAAGCATTCCCATTAATGATGAATCTGCAAATGAATTCCTTGATTTAATCTTTTGTCTACAACCTCTCAGAAAATAGTGAACTGATCAAGTCCAAGCTGAAATATTCAAAGTGCTTGATTTGTCCTATTGATGGTCCACAACGGTTTCTTTTTGCTTTATCATAGGTGTTTACAAGCATACTTTTTTCACTtttgtaaaaaataatattatGATTAATCAGTCTTctaatttgtttgttttaccGCAACCTGATCTGATAACTAATTTCAGCCCTTCTTGAGGAGCTCGACATctagatttaaaaacaaatctgcaTCTGTGCTTACAAATATTACCATTGATTGCGCAATAAAACACCTGGATGTACTAATGGAGGGCTTATTTTTAAATTGTCCCTTTTTTAAAGTATTAATTTCAGAGTAAAATGTACCAAAAAACGTTGAATTCTTGCAATAAATATATAACGTTCTTGTCTTTCAGGTGgaagtgtgttggaggaggagaCAGGGCGACGGGCAGTACACTCAGAAGAAACTCTTTCAGTACAAGGTCCACGATAAAGGAGCCTCCTTCTTCGCTCCCGGGACATCCAGCGCTGTCCTCTAGTCTCACCTCTCTCtatcctcgtggaacttcttcTCTTTTACATCTGACCACTGACTGTTTATATTTGAATAACACCAGATGTCAGGGGTTTAGCTACCTAAGGGTTTGGTGAACTTCCCAAACATTCAGAGTCTCGCTAGTGTCAACGACCCAGCCTGGAGCCTAGACGATCTTTAGGAAGGACACTGCGATCCTGCTAGTCGACTCAGATCTCTCACATTTCTAAGAATAGTTTTTTTTCAGCTATTCCAATAAGTTAAGAGAAGACATCATGACTATACAGTCTGATTGCCAGGTACAATGACCACAAGGAGACTCAAAGCTACATATAGAAAACCAAAAGAGGCCAATCACCTGTAAAgtctgtgtgttttgctcctaTGTACGAGAGGTGGTAGGGCTCTTTGCATATCTGTGCCCCACTCTCTCATAATCAGCCCATGTTTCCGTCTTGAATCATGATACCACTGAATGTATTTTAGTTGAATAAAATGATATAAAACAGTAGGAGATGTTGTCATTGTCAGTGTGTGAACACTAGAGGTCGCCCTGGCATTGCTCTCCTCGCTGCTGCAGGGTGAGAGTTCGGAGTGGAGAGGTCTCTGTCGGATTTGACAACCAGTGGGTTTGAAACGCTGCTCCTTAATGTCAGCATCCTATTCGATGCATCCCAAATAGCCTTAAGCTCATTTCCAAAACAAAGGAATAACCCGGGGGTTGCTCGTCAGTTCACCGAGGAAGCCCACAGCAACATCTACATTTGAGGATCCCTGAAGTTTGTCAAGGCAAGTGTGCTTTAGCTTTAGCCATGTTGCGAAATTTAGCTCAGTGGTTGCTGAAAGCATGGGAGCTTTTGGGTTGTTTAATCACTCCATAATTATAGCTTCTGAGTGTGGGTGCATTTGCTTGGCTCGCATGCTTCCTTATTGTCTTGTAGAATCAGATATAAACCCACGACATCCTGAAACCATCATATACAACTTAACATCGTCACTCTTCAATGCATGCTATCTTAATTTGCTTTCAGCGTTGTTTGCTACTAACTAGTCTGATGGTTTCACGGCCATGTGAAGCAGGTGTAGGAAACACTCAAACCCAGTGGCATGCATGAAACTAATGTGAAAGTGCAACCTTTTCttgttagtttgtttaaataaatacacattgatTGGGTTCATGTAGGAGCTAACATATCTAGCATGCTATtcatgttagcatttagcttggTGCCATCACAAGTTGTCTGCAGGTGCAGAAAGAGTACGACAATATGAAGTAACGCCATACTAGGTTACTATATATAAAGTTGTGGCCGTGAACATAAACAAAATAATACGTTGGCTGAAGTTAGTCTCTTTAAATGCTGTCGTTATTGATTGTTGTTCATGTACgaaatagttagcttagcttactcACACGCACTCAGGTAACTTTAGTAACTATTAGTGGCTTTGTCTTTAACTTCTATAATTTCATAAATGTTTACTTAAATCACCAGGGTGTTGGTGTTTTATTCCGACTGATATTAGTTCTAAAAACAAGTGTTTTCTAATGAGAAACCCTGCCAGAAACTGGTGGCTAACATTAGCTTCCACTAACCTTAGCTAACTATTAGCAATTTAACACTCAGCAGCAGGTCCCTGAAATATAAGTAATTTATGAAACTGCATTATCTGCAGTGG
This genomic window from Pseudochaenichthys georgianus chromosome 16, fPseGeo1.2, whole genome shotgun sequence contains:
- the elp6 gene encoding elongator complex protein 6 — encoded protein: MYTELNSILNTTPDSFTQGEFVLLSDRQSDASFLIHHFLSLYLRARCKVCFVGLVQSFNHYSAISQRLGVSLTQAKEKGQLVFLEGQKESLSVLIPQENDTGSQAMDFLRDPSVGLKSLYEFVRSAVSSNGEEGGDGSEEWGPPVLLVDDLSVLLSLGVSAGAVLDFSHYCRAIVCSQLQGNVVMLVRCDGEGEEDEGDDEGSERLMKGLTHQCSLTLHVQGLPTGYCRDIHGQVEVCWRRRQGDGQYTQKKLFQYKVHDKGASFFAPGTSSAVL